The genomic interval TGATTGAGCTGCCATAACCATTTCTTCTTCTGTGGCATCGGGTTTGGCTAATAAAATATTTTCACGTATAGTAGAATGCAAAAGATATACTTCTTGTGAAATTAGTCCAATGTGTTTAGGTATGTCTTCAGAAGAAACATCCTTTAAATTTACACCGTCGATGTATATATCACCTTTGGTTGGCTGATAAAGGCGAGATAGTAAATAAGCAATTGTCGTTTTTCCAGAACCACTATATCCCACAATGGACACTTTCTCTTTTGCTTGTACTTTAAAAGAAAGATTATCAAGGGCTTTTTCTTCGTCATAAAGAAATGAAACATTGTCAAAACAAATCTCACCTTTTACATGTCCCAAAGATATATTGTTTTTAGGTTCAATAACATCAGAATTTTGATCTAAATATGAAAAAAGCCTTTCAAAAGTTACTTTTGCACTTTGAAGCATTATGCCAATTTTACTGATGCTTTGTATAGGATTAAAAAGAGATGCGATATATGATGATAAAGCAATAGCTGTTCCAGCACTAATTTCAAAAGGTCCTCCAGGTCTTCCCAACCAATACATAAGAACAGGAGCAATAGCTGTCCCTAAGGTAAAAGTAGTATTAAATATTCCCCCTAAAAATGCTTGTTTAATAGATAACTTCCTTACGGTGTCGATAAGGTTAATAAACTTTTCCCTAACTACATTGTTTCGGCCAAATAACTTCAATAACATGATTCCATTAATACTTAAATTTTCATTTATAAAAGAATTTATTTCTGCATTATTCTCTACTAATTTTTTACTGATTTTATAAACGATTTTCCCCATTAAAGGAAGCGTTAGTAATAGTAAAGGCGTGGTCAGTATAATTATTAGTGAAATTTTCCAACTTAGCATAATCATAGTTACAATTGTTACAATAAGTGACAATATTGTTTGGAAACTATAAATAATCGGTTTAAAGACACTATCGCCTATCATATTCGCTTCGGAGGTGACGCGTGAAATAATCTCACCCGATTTATTGTCCGTAAAGAAACGAATAGATTTTTGCTGGAGATGATCATAAAGTTTTAGCCTAACATTGTATATTATTCCACTAGTAAGAGAGATGACTAACAAATCTTGAGCAGTATGAATTATAACCTGTGTTATTCCTGCAAAGAAAAGTAATGTAAGCAATACTTCAAATGGAATAGTATTTGTCCCAGAAAATCCTTTATCTATAATCTCTGCTACAAGTAATGGGGTTACAGGGCTTAGCAGAGATTGAACAATTATAGTAATTATGATAAAAACTAGTGTTTTCCATCTATTCCCCGATAAAGCAATTACTCTCTTCCAGGAGAAATCAGAGCTAATTTCACTCACGCTTTTTGTAACGTCCATATTCAATTCTCCCGTTTATAATTTTTCAAATATGTATAAGTTAACTAATATAAGTACCATATATGAAATATTAAAAATAAGTTTACTTTTATTAATTTTTTGAGGACCATGCAGCCCAAAACACCCGCATCCAAAAGGCAATATTTTGTTATAACGTAATATCATCATGACAATAAACACTAATTGTAATAATGTAGCTAGAATTAATCCGTAGTATCTACTTACCTCGAAGAAAATCATTACTCCTGTTATGAACTCTAAAGGCCCCATTATAATTGCAAATATTAAAGCTATATGTCCTTTTAACTTTAAATCATATGTTTCAATTACCTTTCCAAATGCATATGGATTCTTTATTTTTCCGGAACTACTCTTTATAAATATAAATCCGGTTACTAAACTAAGAATGATAGCAATAATATTCTCTATCACAAATTTCTTCCCCCGCCTCTATAAGAAAGCATTAATTTTACTTTTAGAGTTGTCACTACTACCAAGAAAATTTTTAATTTCATCTAAAGGTAATGTATCTGGTCCCTTGGATAAACAAGCTTTTAATTGATGGTTCTCAAAACGAAGGATTGAAGGTACATTAGAGACCTGATACTTATCCAAGTATCCAAAAGCAGGTGCAACTCCACTTTTCTCATCAAAATTTTCTAATACATTTACACATGCATAAGGTATATTAGATTTTTTCATTAACGTATTTATTTTCTTCATATTTTTGATGGTTCTCTTACACGTATTTTCATCAAAAAACAATATGATAAAAATACTATGCTTTGTAATTAAAGATTCAATCTTTTCAACTGGCGTAGTCATATTTTTCAGTACATACAATGTATTTTTCACTTTAAAGTAAGTAATAAGTGTTAAAATAATAAATACTGCGGTATAAATACTAAAAATGATAAACTTTGTCATAAAGCTGCTCCTTTTTATAAGTATGTTCTTGTAACCACAGTTCTAAGATGAGAGCGCCAAAAAAGTCCATACTCTTGCTGAGTTCACCATGTCGATATCGATCTATTTGATTGAGGAACACTTTCCCGTCAATCAGTCCAAGCTCCGCCAATAATGGTTTCTGTAAAGCTGGATAAAGTTTATCCCATTCATTTTTTAATCCCTGAAATATTAACATGTCTGTAGAAGATTTAGTGGGTCTATCAAGTATTTCATCAGGAACAATCCCTCGTAGTGACCTACGCAGTAAAACTTTTGTTTGGGCATCATCAATTTTTTGTTCAATAGGCAAACTGAAGAGATATTCCACAAGTCTAACGTCTAAAAATGGGTATCTTGTTTCGAGTCCATTTGTTTCTGAAAGGAATTGGGCAAAATGGAAGCCCTGGGACCTTTCAATATAGCGATACTGCATTCGAAGACCGGGATTTTTAATCTTATTCTCATTTTGATATCGTTCTTGACATTGATCGTGAACTTTTGGCAACAATACGGTAGGCTGCTCATGTTCCCCTTTTATTGCATTTACTCCAAATTCCTTAATAGCTCCACTTAATGTATAATTATAAGATTTAGCAAGTTTACTACTTTCTTGAAGAAACTTTAGAATTCTAAATTTTTTTAAGAAATCAGCAATATAATATGGATTAAATCCAAATACTTGATCCCCTGCATAACCATTTAATAGAACTTTGGCCTTTTGTTCCATGGCGATATTATAACAAGGCTTTAACATAGCATATGACAATTGATTACGATTGGGTTCATCAGTTTCAATAGAAAAGTTTGGGTACCCCTTTAAAATCCACAAATCATCTGATACAACGCATTTATGGTCTCTTTCTCTATATTGATCTAGTATATATCGAATATAGTATCTCTCGTCCCCGTCGGTATATCTATCAAAAACGCAAGATATCGGAAATACCTTGTTATAAGCTAAATTTTTTGCACTTCCATAAATAGAGGTAGAATCTAATCCACCACTAAGTAAAACACCTGTACAGTCAATATTCTCTATACGACCCCTTACGGACTTGGAAAATAAATCTCTAAAATGCTCTTCATATTCGGAATCATTTTTATACTTTATTTGTTTACCTACATCTAAATCCCAATATTTATTTATTTTTATATCGTGAGGATCTACTATCATGTAGCTCCCTTTAGGAAGCCTTTTAACGGATTTATACGGCGTTTCTTCTTCGGAACAAGTACCTTTTCGATACAAA from Priestia megaterium carries:
- a CDS encoding ABC transporter ATP-binding protein, translated to MDVTKSVSEISSDFSWKRVIALSGNRWKTLVFIIITIIVQSLLSPVTPLLVAEIIDKGFSGTNTIPFEVLLTLLFFAGITQVIIHTAQDLLVISLTSGIIYNVRLKLYDHLQQKSIRFFTDNKSGEIISRVTSEANMIGDSVFKPIIYSFQTILSLIVTIVTMIMLSWKISLIIILTTPLLLLTLPLMGKIVYKISKKLVENNAEINSFINENLSINGIMLLKLFGRNNVVREKFINLIDTVRKLSIKQAFLGGIFNTTFTLGTAIAPVLMYWLGRPGGPFEISAGTAIALSSYIASLFNPIQSISKIGIMLQSAKVTFERLFSYLDQNSDVIEPKNNISLGHVKGEICFDNVSFLYDEEKALDNLSFKVQAKEKVSIVGYSGSGKTTIAYLLSRLYQPTKGDIYIDGVNLKDVSSEDIPKHIGLISQEVYLLHSTIRENILLAKPDATEEEMVMAAQSAHIHEKIMGLPDQYDTLVGERGYKLSGGEKQRIAIARVFLQNPSILILDEATSSLDTHFEEMIQNAIERLTYERTVISITHRVANISNNNRVIVLSNGKIAESGFPEELLQKQSIFAQLCKQSHSRHTKAVKALT
- a CDS encoding MauE/DoxX family redox-associated membrane protein, which encodes MIENIIAIILSLVTGFIFIKSSSGKIKNPYAFGKVIETYDLKLKGHIALIFAIIMGPLEFITGVMIFFEVSRYYGLILATLLQLVFIVMMILRYNKILPFGCGCFGLHGPQKINKSKLIFNISYMVLILVNLYIFEKL
- a CDS encoding asparagine synthetase B family protein, coding for MSGIAGIFNRSLKKVELSEIIKIVYKLKIIGNDYQDYWVRDYVALGKATLQVNERNQDSTNVLSSENGEIYIVADCRIDNKQELIDLLQTNLTNSSMNDTKLILKAYQKWGHDCVKYLIGDFAFIVWDCEKQQIFAARDPMGMRPLFYKTINGNFIFSSLIRSIEKTMEVSEWNTTYLADFLYRKGTCSEEETPYKSVKRLPKGSYMIVDPHDIKINKYWDLDVGKQIKYKNDSEYEEHFRDLFSKSVRGRIENIDCTGVLLSGGLDSTSIYGSAKNLAYNKVFPISCVFDRYTDGDERYYIRYILDQYRERDHKCVVSDDLWILKGYPNFSIETDEPNRNQLSYAMLKPCYNIAMEQKAKVLLNGYAGDQVFGFNPYYIADFLKKFRILKFLQESSKLAKSYNYTLSGAIKEFGVNAIKGEHEQPTVLLPKVHDQCQERYQNENKIKNPGLRMQYRYIERSQGFHFAQFLSETNGLETRYPFLDVRLVEYLFSLPIEQKIDDAQTKVLLRRSLRGIVPDEILDRPTKSSTDMLIFQGLKNEWDKLYPALQKPLLAELGLIDGKVFLNQIDRYRHGELSKSMDFFGALILELWLQEHTYKKEQLYDKVYHF